In Vagococcus hydrophili, one DNA window encodes the following:
- a CDS encoding FAD:protein FMN transferase, translating to MKLTKKRWLTLLVVPVAMLTLASCGTTAKEEKKAETKNTSVLKDPYKKEEFLMGTYVRVQIFDEGKEDVLDKVFDRIKELDKKITVNQKGSEVDQINEQAGIKPVKVSDDVFRLAKDSLYYSDDSKGGFDLTIGPITSLWHIGFDDARKPAQKEIDDKLKLVDYNKVKLDEKEKTVFLEDKGMELDLGAIAKGFITDEAVQVLKDNGVTTGIVDLGGNIYVLGDSPKNKSGNWKVGIQDPNEARNTIAGSVEKKNMSLVTSGIYERNLEVDGKIYHHLFSSETGYPFDNEIAGVTIISETSVAGDGLSTGVFSMGVKEGMKYVEARKDIDAIFITKSDDIYLSSGVKDVFKLNEDSPYKVKDIKDLK from the coding sequence ATGAAGCTTACTAAAAAACGCTGGTTAACATTACTAGTTGTACCAGTGGCGATGTTAACATTAGCATCATGTGGCACAACTGCTAAGGAAGAAAAAAAAGCAGAAACAAAGAACACATCCGTTCTAAAAGATCCTTATAAAAAAGAAGAATTTCTAATGGGAACGTATGTGAGAGTTCAGATTTTTGATGAAGGTAAGGAAGATGTTTTAGACAAAGTCTTTGACCGAATCAAAGAATTAGATAAGAAAATCACCGTGAATCAAAAAGGCTCTGAAGTGGATCAAATCAATGAGCAAGCAGGGATTAAACCAGTAAAAGTCTCAGATGATGTTTTTCGTTTAGCAAAGGATTCTCTCTATTATAGTGATGATTCTAAGGGTGGGTTTGATTTAACCATTGGACCAATCACAAGTTTATGGCACATTGGTTTTGATGATGCGAGAAAACCCGCACAAAAAGAAATTGATGATAAATTAAAATTAGTTGATTACAACAAAGTGAAATTAGATGAAAAAGAAAAAACCGTCTTTCTTGAAGACAAAGGCATGGAACTTGATTTAGGTGCGATTGCTAAAGGGTTTATTACCGATGAAGCAGTCCAAGTTCTTAAAGACAACGGTGTGACAACAGGGATTGTTGATTTAGGTGGTAATATCTATGTTTTAGGTGACAGTCCTAAAAATAAATCAGGTAACTGGAAAGTCGGTATCCAAGATCCGAATGAAGCCAGAAATACCATCGCAGGTTCTGTTGAGAAGAAAAATATGTCTCTAGTAACCTCTGGAATTTATGAGCGTAATTTAGAAGTAGATGGCAAAATTTACCACCATTTATTCAGCTCAGAAACAGGTTATCCTTTTGATAATGAAATTGCTGGCGTGACCATTATTTCAGAAACGTCGGTTGCTGGTGACGGTCTATCAACAGGTGTTTTTTCAATGGGGGTCAAAGAAGGTATGAAATATGTAGAAGCTAGAAAAGATATTGATGCCATCTTTATTACAAAAAGCGATGATATTTATTTAAGTAGTGGTGTGAAGGATGTCTTCAAATTAAATGAAGATTCACCTTATAAAGTCAAAGATATTAAAGATTTAAAATAG
- a CDS encoding s-methyl-5-thioribose-1-phosphate isomerase: MKRADKGMPYLLQYEHVAWYENGKVRILDRRIYPTEIKFVECVTHKEVAQAIADMVTQSAGPYTAAGMGMALAAYEVRDKTKEEQLSFLENAGHTIGYARPTTANRMTQITGNCFEVGKQALEKNESAVDAIFQTTIDSLNRRYTIMDKVGRTLLKKIPKNGTILTQCFGETIVGTLLRAAKEEGNQLKVYCAETRPYLQGARLTSSCATDLGFETTVITDNMVAYVMENKGIDVFTSAADTIARDGHIANKIGTNQIAILAQHYDVPYFVTGIPDSDKFSRKDIVIEERDPKQVLEYRGIPNTLASVQGIYPSFDITPPTRISGVVTDKGIYSPYDLETYFELETTQFY; the protein is encoded by the coding sequence ATGAAACGAGCAGATAAAGGCATGCCCTATCTTTTACAATATGAACATGTGGCATGGTACGAAAATGGTAAAGTTAGAATCTTGGACAGGCGAATTTACCCAACTGAAATCAAATTTGTAGAGTGTGTGACTCACAAAGAAGTGGCGCAAGCTATTGCAGATATGGTGACTCAAAGTGCAGGACCTTACACGGCAGCTGGTATGGGAATGGCACTTGCCGCTTATGAAGTCCGAGATAAAACTAAAGAAGAACAACTAAGTTTTTTAGAAAATGCAGGACACACGATTGGGTATGCTAGACCGACAACTGCTAATCGTATGACTCAAATTACAGGGAATTGTTTTGAAGTTGGAAAACAGGCCTTGGAAAAAAATGAATCCGCAGTCGATGCTATTTTCCAAACGACCATTGATTCACTCAATCGTCGCTACACGATTATGGATAAAGTTGGACGCACGTTACTAAAAAAAATCCCTAAAAATGGTACGATTTTAACTCAGTGTTTTGGGGAAACCATTGTGGGGACGCTACTTAGAGCCGCAAAAGAGGAAGGCAATCAGTTAAAAGTTTACTGTGCTGAAACAAGACCATACCTTCAAGGGGCTAGATTAACGTCAAGTTGTGCCACTGATTTAGGATTTGAAACAACCGTTATTACGGATAATATGGTGGCGTATGTTATGGAAAATAAAGGCATCGATGTCTTTACTTCGGCTGCTGATACGATAGCGCGTGACGGTCATATCGCCAACAAAATTGGCACGAATCAAATCGCGATTTTGGCGCAGCATTATGATGTCCCTTATTTTGTCACAGGGATTCCAGATAGTGATAAGTTTTCAAGAAAAGATATCGTAATTGAAGAACGTGACCCAAAACAAGTTTTAGAGTATCGTGGTATTCCGAATACTTTAGCTAGTGTTCAAGGAATTTATCCGTCATTTGATATTACGCCACCAACTAGAATTAGTGGTGTCGTTACAGATAAAGGGATTTATTCACCTTACGATTTAGAAACTTATTTTGAGTTAGAAACGACCCAATTTTATTAG
- the lepB gene encoding signal peptidase I, which produces MKMKLKTFINKNKKDLIWFVSMFSILIALRVFLFSPVTVSGESMMPTLVDREKMIASKVSTIERFDIIPFKSPDKPGKNYIKRVIGLPGDKIEYKDDVLYVNGKAYEEPYLDEYKSKVDTFLTEDFSLESLYGVSEVPENTYFVLGDNRQNSNDSRAIGFIEKEEILGVSKVSLWPLDKLGLH; this is translated from the coding sequence ATAAAAATGAAATTAAAAACGTTTATTAACAAAAATAAAAAAGATTTAATTTGGTTTGTTTCTATGTTCTCAATTTTGATAGCTCTTAGAGTATTTTTGTTTTCTCCTGTGACAGTCAGTGGTGAATCCATGATGCCCACATTAGTGGATCGAGAAAAAATGATTGCTAGCAAAGTATCAACGATTGAAAGGTTTGATATTATTCCCTTTAAATCCCCAGATAAGCCAGGTAAAAACTATATTAAACGAGTGATTGGACTTCCAGGAGATAAGATTGAATATAAAGATGATGTCTTATACGTTAATGGAAAAGCATACGAAGAACCTTACTTAGACGAATATAAAAGTAAAGTAGATACATTTTTAACAGAAGATTTTTCTTTAGAAAGTCTGTATGGCGTAAGTGAAGTACCTGAAAATACGTATTTTGTATTAGGGGATAATCGCCAAAATTCTAATGATAGTCGTGCCATTGGTTTTATAGAGAAAGAGGAAATTTTAGGTGTTTCCAAAGTGTCTCTTTGGCCTTTAGACAAGTTAGGTCTGCACTAA
- the menA gene encoding 1,4-dihydroxy-2-naphthoate polyprenyltransferase → MTVKVFLELVEIRTKLASLFPYLVGLLFSAYYFGTLNLVNMLLFFVAMFTFDMATTAINNLMDFKKAKNDHYQENTNIVGIAKLDENKVSYLIYGMIAFSSLIGIYLTYRTSLLLLAMGGLCFLIGIFYTFGPVPLSRMPLGEIFSGVTMGFGIFFITIYLNISQLDILSLSLMDGHFALVGNIKELFFIVWASVPMIFTIANIMLANNLCDMEQDISNHRYTLPYYIGKENGVKLFQILMYSCYFFIAGGVVLGIYHWVMLVVLGTFPLIHKNVQTFSRKQEKATTFGISIKNLIIFNGAQVIGLLLSLILK, encoded by the coding sequence ATGACAGTCAAAGTTTTTTTAGAGTTGGTTGAGATTCGAACCAAATTAGCGAGTTTGTTTCCTTATTTAGTTGGATTATTGTTTTCGGCGTATTATTTTGGCACCCTTAATCTAGTGAATATGCTGCTGTTTTTTGTGGCAATGTTTACTTTTGATATGGCAACCACAGCTATTAACAATTTAATGGATTTCAAAAAAGCCAAGAATGATCACTATCAAGAGAATACAAATATTGTAGGGATTGCTAAGTTGGATGAAAATAAAGTGAGTTATCTGATTTATGGGATGATTGCTTTTTCTAGTTTAATCGGTATCTATTTAACATACCGAACAAGCTTACTTCTTTTAGCAATGGGTGGCTTGTGCTTTTTAATCGGTATTTTCTATACGTTTGGTCCAGTACCATTATCACGGATGCCTTTAGGTGAGATTTTTAGTGGTGTGACCATGGGATTCGGTATTTTCTTTATTACCATTTACTTGAATATTTCTCAATTAGATATTTTAAGTCTATCTTTAATGGATGGTCATTTTGCTTTAGTTGGAAATATTAAAGAATTATTCTTTATTGTGTGGGCATCGGTTCCGATGATTTTTACCATAGCTAATATTATGTTGGCTAATAATTTATGTGACATGGAACAAGATATTAGTAATCACCGTTACACATTACCTTATTATATTGGTAAGGAAAATGGCGTGAAGTTGTTCCAAATATTAATGTATAGCTGCTATTTCTTTATAGCTGGCGGCGTTGTTTTAGGGATTTATCATTGGGTTATGCTAGTCGTATTAGGGACATTTCCTTTAATCCATAAAAATGTCCAAACTTTTAGCCGAAAACAAGAGAAGGCAACGACCTTTGGAATTTCCATTAAAAATTTAATCATTTTTAACGGGGCTCAAGTTATCGGCCTATTACTAAGTTTAATTTTAAAATAA
- a CDS encoding zinc ribbon domain-containing protein: MEKKQYHCEKCGNDQYESDQFQATGGNFAKIFDVQNKKFITVSCTRCGYTELYKGNTSDGWNVLDFLIGG, translated from the coding sequence ATGGAGAAGAAACAATATCATTGTGAAAAGTGTGGTAACGATCAGTACGAATCAGATCAATTTCAAGCAACAGGTGGAAACTTTGCTAAGATTTTTGATGTGCAAAACAAGAAATTTATCACAGTAAGTTGTACACGTTGTGGGTATACAGAATTGTACAAAGGAAATACATCTGACGGTTGGAATGTCTTAGACTTTTTAATTGGTGGGTAG
- the pplA gene encoding extracellular electron transfer flavoprotein PplA gives MKMKKLITGMTVLAMTTILLAACGGSKDKDTKGSTAKSTEVAKKDDKKEDAAPKEKEAGGELKDGTYTLEEKNENNGYRATFTMVVKDGKIAESKYDNINKDGKSKTEDEGYNKKMKEVTKTGPKEFIPELNEAFLAAQSADGVDVVTGATHSTDSFKNYAQQLIQAAQAGKTDKIEIDNGAELKDGEYTLEEKNDSNGYHTVFTMVVKDKKITESKYDNVNKDGKSKKEDAEYNKKMEEVSKNSPEKYIPELNKALVEKQKPSEMDVVTGATHSTHSFQMYAEQLINAAEKGDTAKIEVDNIVFKQK, from the coding sequence ATGAAAATGAAAAAATTAATTACTGGTATGACAGTTTTAGCTATGACAACTATTTTATTAGCTGCTTGTGGCGGAAGTAAAGATAAAGATACAAAAGGCTCTACAGCAAAATCAACTGAAGTTGCTAAAAAAGACGATAAAAAAGAAGACGCAGCTCCAAAAGAAAAAGAAGCTGGTGGCGAACTTAAAGATGGTACTTACACATTAGAAGAAAAAAATGAAAACAATGGTTACCGTGCGACATTTACTATGGTAGTAAAAGACGGTAAAATTGCTGAATCTAAATATGATAACATCAACAAAGATGGCAAATCAAAAACAGAAGATGAAGGCTACAACAAAAAAATGAAAGAAGTTACTAAAACTGGACCAAAAGAATTTATTCCAGAATTAAACGAAGCTTTCTTAGCAGCACAATCTGCTGACGGCGTTGACGTAGTAACTGGTGCAACTCACTCTACTGACTCATTCAAAAACTACGCACAACAATTAATTCAAGCAGCTCAAGCTGGTAAAACAGACAAAATCGAAATCGATAATGGCGCTGAATTAAAAGACGGTGAATACACATTAGAAGAAAAAAATGATTCTAACGGTTACCACACAGTCTTTACTATGGTAGTTAAAGACAAAAAAATTACAGAATCTAAATATGATAATGTAAATAAAGACGGCAAATCTAAAAAAGAAGATGCTGAATACAACAAAAAAATGGAAGAAGTTTCAAAAAATAGCCCAGAAAAATATATTCCTGAGTTAAACAAAGCTTTAGTTGAAAAACAAAAACCATCTGAAATGGACGTAGTAACAGGAGCAACTCACTCTACTCATTCATTCCAAATGTATGCAGAACAATTAATTAATGCTGCAGAAAAAGGCGATACTGCTAAAATTGAAGTAGACAACATCGTTTTTAAACAAAAATAA
- a CDS encoding L-fuculose-phosphate aldolase has product MKYQAERKQLVEYGKAMLTENLTTGTGGNLSIFIREDNVMLMTPSGIPYPETKEEDIVLMTLEGEILEGDCKPSSEYDMHRIFYQQTPNVNAVVHTHSEYATVFACLQEAILPLHYIIGSIGSRVRCCPYETFGTAKLAEVAFKEMKQDKGILLGNHGTLAIGEDLASAFSVAKDIEFIAKLYYRAKSIGTPVLLNEEQLEEVIEKFGTYGQDRIHGTK; this is encoded by the coding sequence ATGAAGTATCAAGCAGAAAGAAAGCAATTAGTTGAGTACGGAAAAGCTATGTTAACGGAAAATTTAACCACTGGAACAGGTGGCAATTTAAGTATTTTTATTCGAGAAGATAATGTGATGTTGATGACACCAAGTGGGATTCCTTATCCTGAAACGAAAGAAGAAGATATTGTCTTAATGACGTTAGAAGGGGAGATTTTAGAGGGTGATTGTAAGCCGTCTAGTGAGTACGACATGCACCGAATTTTTTACCAACAAACACCTAATGTGAATGCGGTGGTTCATACTCATTCAGAATACGCGACAGTCTTTGCTTGCCTTCAAGAGGCTATTTTACCTCTGCATTACATTATCGGCTCAATCGGTAGTCGGGTGAGATGTTGTCCTTATGAAACCTTTGGCACAGCTAAGTTGGCTGAGGTGGCATTTAAAGAGATGAAGCAAGATAAAGGTATTTTACTTGGAAATCACGGAACTTTGGCGATTGGCGAAGATTTGGCTTCTGCTTTTTCAGTGGCTAAGGATATTGAATTTATCGCAAAACTGTATTACCGTGCTAAATCAATTGGGACGCCTGTTTTATTAAATGAGGAGCAGCTAGAGGAAGTCATCGAAAAATTTGGTACTTACGGACAAGACCGCATTCACGGGACAAAGTAA
- the mtnK gene encoding S-methyl-5-thioribose kinase: MSEKFSQHFLMSGEDVKAYVFALGLFEKSEVLSVKEIGDGNINYVFMVKSERTGKSVVVKQADTLLRSSGRPLDINRNRIEADILTMQYDLVPEYIPEIYHYDEVMATLVMEDVSSFKNLRYELENKKSFPNLAEDISTFLVETLLSTTDLVWNRQDKKRLVQDFVNIEMCDISEDLVFTEPYNDYKKQNNILAENLSFVTENIYQNDKLIAEVAKLRNNYLNNAQALLHGDLHSGSIFVNRQGMKVIDPEFAFYGPMGYDIGNVIGNLFFPLIKNKYYEEDEVFDKWLRETIVCIFDLVKEKLSVSYDQKITLSLYQNTAFKENYLQEIMADSLGYAGTEIIRRTIGDSQVKEVKEAPVGETRIQMERSLLKLGENLINKRYEVGSGEKLLRMLEQVITQKGEQHETSR; the protein is encoded by the coding sequence ATGTCAGAAAAATTTAGTCAGCACTTTTTAATGTCGGGTGAAGATGTGAAGGCATATGTTTTTGCTTTAGGATTATTTGAAAAATCAGAGGTGCTATCTGTTAAAGAAATTGGCGACGGAAACATTAACTATGTCTTCATGGTAAAGAGTGAAAGAACAGGTAAAAGTGTGGTCGTTAAACAAGCAGATACATTGTTACGCTCGTCAGGTCGACCATTGGATATTAATCGTAATCGAATTGAAGCAGACATTTTAACGATGCAGTATGACTTAGTGCCAGAATATATTCCTGAAATTTATCATTATGATGAAGTGATGGCGACACTAGTAATGGAGGATGTTTCTTCATTTAAAAATTTACGGTATGAATTAGAAAATAAGAAAAGCTTTCCTAATTTAGCTGAAGATATCAGTACCTTTTTAGTGGAAACCTTATTATCGACAACGGATTTAGTTTGGAATCGCCAAGATAAAAAACGACTAGTTCAAGATTTTGTTAACATCGAAATGTGTGATATTAGTGAGGATTTAGTGTTCACCGAACCGTATAATGACTATAAAAAACAAAATAATATCTTAGCTGAAAATCTGTCTTTTGTCACAGAGAATATTTATCAAAATGATAAGCTCATCGCAGAAGTCGCGAAGCTGCGAAATAATTATTTGAATAATGCCCAAGCTTTGCTTCACGGAGACCTTCATTCAGGTTCGATTTTTGTGAACCGACAAGGCATGAAAGTCATTGATCCAGAGTTCGCTTTCTATGGTCCGATGGGCTATGACATAGGAAACGTGATAGGAAATCTGTTCTTTCCGTTGATTAAAAATAAATACTATGAGGAAGATGAGGTTTTTGATAAATGGTTACGGGAAACGATTGTCTGTATTTTTGATTTAGTTAAAGAAAAATTGTCAGTAAGTTACGATCAAAAAATAACTCTTTCCTTGTATCAAAATACAGCATTTAAAGAAAATTATTTGCAAGAAATCATGGCGGATTCACTGGGCTATGCTGGGACAGAAATTATCAGACGAACCATTGGTGATTCTCAAGTCAAAGAAGTGAAAGAAGCGCCTGTTGGAGAGACTCGAATCCAAATGGAGCGGAGTCTTTTGAAATTAGGGGAAAACTTGATTAATAAGCGGTATGAAGTAGGTTCAGGGGAAAAGTTATTACGAATGTTAGAGCAAGTTATTACACAAAAAGGAGAACAGCATGAAACGAGCAGATAA
- a CDS encoding LacI family DNA-binding transcriptional regulator produces the protein MKITIKDIARISGVSITTVSQILNNKGQRFSDETRRRVMKAVEENDYNPDYFAKNMVNRESKTIGMIVPDVTDLFFSKVIEGVEAYLTKKDYMILLCNSNHSHEMEKDYIKQLLNRSVAGILLASPNSLELETSLKSPYILIDRGLNTRTEGNLLVKEYDGSYESVQYLINAGHQKIGMLTNESGYYPMSERYEAYCQCLKDNHIAYNENYLEDGPVTIEGGYRAAKRLLEKTDITALCCGNDQMAIGAYRAAYELGLNIPKDLSIIGFDNLEISQYLNPPLTTVAQPAFEIGYTAATYLFQSINQPEKKVPNKTFGTEFIVRGSTAPIDN, from the coding sequence GTGAAAATAACAATTAAAGATATTGCCAGAATATCAGGCGTATCTATAACAACGGTTTCTCAAATTTTAAATAACAAGGGACAACGCTTTAGTGATGAAACACGTCGCAGAGTTATGAAAGCGGTTGAGGAAAATGATTACAATCCTGACTACTTTGCTAAAAACATGGTCAATCGTGAATCAAAAACGATTGGGATGATTGTTCCAGATGTCACAGATTTATTTTTCTCTAAAGTAATTGAAGGGGTAGAAGCCTATTTAACTAAAAAAGATTACATGATTCTACTATGTAACTCGAATCATTCTCACGAAATGGAAAAAGATTATATTAAACAACTATTAAACCGTTCGGTGGCAGGTATTCTACTGGCAAGTCCGAACTCACTTGAATTAGAAACAAGTTTAAAAAGCCCGTATATCCTGATTGACCGTGGTTTAAATACCCGAACTGAAGGGAACTTACTTGTTAAAGAATACGATGGAAGTTACGAATCCGTTCAATACTTAATCAATGCAGGACATCAAAAAATCGGCATGTTAACCAATGAATCGGGCTATTACCCAATGTCTGAAAGATACGAAGCTTACTGTCAGTGTTTGAAAGATAATCACATTGCCTATAATGAAAACTATTTAGAAGACGGCCCTGTGACCATTGAAGGTGGCTATAGAGCAGCGAAACGGCTGTTAGAAAAGACAGATATTACGGCTCTTTGTTGTGGAAACGATCAGATGGCAATTGGGGCATATCGTGCGGCTTATGAATTAGGATTAAACATTCCAAAGGACTTATCGATTATCGGATTTGATAATTTAGAAATTTCTCAGTATTTGAATCCACCATTAACAACAGTGGCGCAACCAGCCTTTGAAATTGGCTACACAGCAGCAACTTACTTGTTCCAATCGATTAATCAACCAGAGAAAAAAGTTCCTAATAAGACTTTTGGGACGGAATTTATTGTAAGAGGAAGTACGGCACCTATTGACAACTAG